From the genome of Caldisericaceae bacterium, one region includes:
- a CDS encoding inorganic phosphate transporter, protein SIISSNFIRPLFGVIILFLTLVTAPLIFGTEVVKTLGTKIIPIDYITTSMLYGTIVATMVWVMFAQKIRYPVSISYTFVGALVGSAYSKGVHTYINKKEVFLVFGGLIAAIFISFFISFLLTKIFNIIIIHLNPQSFPIFKTLQVLSSVFLLMGYGANDAEKTLSLVYTASIIMNTNLNITPNNIIVILLLSFLFIVGVLFFGANSLLTAGFRLMKSNPKETFLAQSITSSTVLTFAKFGLPVSSTESLNMSVVGIGVAEKPYAVKYNIVRNLVLTWLVTVPMSFILSFLITRFFDKIF, encoded by the coding sequence TCTATTATTTCAAGTAACTTTATAAGGCCCCTTTTTGGTGTAATAATACTTTTTTTGACTTTAGTTACTGCTCCACTTATTTTTGGAACAGAAGTTGTAAAAACACTTGGAACAAAGATAATTCCTATAGATTATATTACAACTTCAATGTTGTATGGGACAATTGTTGCTACCATGGTATGGGTGATGTTTGCGCAAAAAATCCGCTATCCAGTTAGTATCTCTTATACTTTTGTTGGTGCTCTTGTTGGCTCTGCATATTCAAAAGGAGTCCATACTTATATAAATAAAAAAGAGGTGTTTCTTGTTTTTGGAGGTCTTATAGCGGCAATTTTTATTTCCTTTTTCATTTCGTTTCTTTTAACTAAGATTTTTAATATAATTATCATCCACTTGAACCCGCAGTCTTTCCCAATTTTTAAAACTTTACAGGTGCTTTCTTCTGTTTTTCTTTTGATGGGTTATGGAGCAAATGATGCTGAGAAGACTTTAAGCTTAGTTTATACTGCAAGTATTATTATGAACACCAACCTAAACATTACACCAAATAATATTATAGTTATACTGCTTTTGTCTTTCCTTTTTATCGTTGGTGTGCTTTTCTTTGGTGCAAATTCTCTACTTACGGCAGGTTTTAGGCTAATGAAGAGCAACCCCAAGGAAACATTTTTAGCACAGAGTATTACGTCTTCTACGGTTTTAACTTTTGCAAAATTTGGACTTCCTGTAAGTTCCACAGAATCACTAAATATGTCGGTTGTTGGGATAGGTGTTGCAGAAAAGCCGTACGCTGTAAAATACAATATTGTAAGAAATCTTGTTTTAACATGGCTTGTTACTGTTCCAATGTCTTTTATCCTCTCATTTTTAATTACAAGATTTTTTGATAAAATATTCTAA
- a CDS encoding DUF47 family protein encodes MKVWDSIFKRPDIFKNLLISQSKKTIEGVNILNEFMGIDEDIVNKDILRHNLKMAIKKCEAEGDNLRRDLVNELNRSLITPIDRQDIYTLSNNIDNILDYAYNTIEEMIIYKLYPNFYLRKMIEKVSRGVNHLGYAVENMFGDKNLANSNVVSAKVIENEIEETYHEALADLFSKNDFHYIFKMREVLRHISNSADRISEAADIIANILIKEV; translated from the coding sequence ATGAAAGTATGGGATTCCATATTTAAAAGACCAGATATATTTAAAAATCTTCTTATAAGCCAGTCCAAAAAGACTATTGAAGGTGTTAATATCCTTAATGAATTCATGGGTATAGATGAAGATATTGTAAATAAAGATATTTTGCGGCACAATCTTAAAATGGCAATTAAAAAATGCGAAGCCGAAGGTGATAATTTAAGAAGAGATCTTGTTAATGAGCTCAATAGAAGCTTAATAACACCCATTGATAGGCAGGATATCTATACGCTTTCAAATAACATCGACAATATTCTTGATTACGCATATAACACCATCGAGGAAATGATAATTTATAAACTCTATCCCAATTTTTATTTGAGAAAGATGATTGAGAAGGTCTCAAGAGGGGTGAATCATTTAGGTTATGCCGTTGAAAATATGTTTGGCGACAAAAATCTTGCAAATAGTAATGTAGTCTCTGCAAAAGTTATTGAAAATGAAATTGAGGAAACCTACCACGAAGCACTTGCTGATCTTTTTTCTAAAAATGACTTCCACTATATTTTTAAAATGAGAGAGGTCTTAAGGCATATTAGTAATTCGGCTGATAGAATTTCTGAAGCTGCAGATATTATTGCAAATATTTTGATAAAAGAGGTTTAG
- the thrS gene encoding threonine--tRNA ligase, with translation MKITLNGKVFELKDGMSLKDIFTEFNFDLNKIVAGLINGEPKDLSYILNQDADVLPIFIDDELGEQILRHSTSHILAQAVLHLFPNAKYTIGPAIENGFYYDFDLDESLTEEDLLKIEEEMKKIVNEKLEFKRVELPKDEAINMFKDLNQPYKVEIMEEIEGDTVSIYKQGDFTDLCRGPHIPNTSYAKYFKLLSVAGAYWRGDEKNKMLQRVYGTAFASSERLNNYLNFLEEAKKRDHRKLGKDLDLFSIQEEIGPGLILWHPKGAMIRKIIEDFWRDEHIKRNYYFVYTPHIARVELWKISGHWDFYRENMFSPMEVDKGSYMVKPMNCPFHIAIYKSKTRSYRDLPLRFAELGTVYRYERAGVLHGLLRVRGFTQDDAHLFVQPEKLEEEIIGVVEFAKYMIETFGFKNYNIYLSTRPEKFVGSLENWDLATNALRVALEKLNMPYKVDPGEGVFYGPKIDIKLVDAIGREWQGPTIQVDFNLPERFDVTYIGEDGKEHRPIMIHRVVLGSMERFFGTLIEQYAGAFPLWIAPVQVRLIPIADRHIEYAKSVQEKLLLNNIRAEVDERAEKMNAKIRDAEAEKVPFILVVGDKEVANGSVSVRKRKSGDLGAMALEEFIRKILDEIKKRVNE, from the coding sequence GTGAAAATTACATTAAATGGAAAAGTTTTTGAGCTTAAAGATGGTATGTCTTTAAAAGACATATTCACAGAGTTTAATTTTGATTTAAATAAAATTGTTGCAGGCTTAATTAACGGTGAGCCAAAAGATCTTTCATATATCTTAAATCAGGATGCAGATGTCTTACCAATTTTTATAGACGATGAACTTGGCGAGCAAATCTTAAGACATAGCACTTCTCATATACTTGCACAAGCAGTTTTGCATCTATTCCCCAATGCAAAATATACCATAGGACCTGCAATTGAAAATGGCTTCTACTATGATTTTGATTTGGATGAGTCACTTACAGAAGAAGACCTTTTAAAAATCGAAGAAGAAATGAAAAAGATAGTCAACGAAAAGTTGGAGTTTAAAAGAGTTGAACTACCAAAAGATGAAGCAATTAATATGTTTAAAGATTTAAATCAACCTTATAAAGTTGAGATAATGGAAGAAATTGAGGGCGATACTGTTTCAATTTACAAACAGGGGGATTTTACCGATCTTTGTAGAGGTCCACACATCCCTAATACCTCCTATGCTAAATATTTTAAATTGCTTAGTGTAGCTGGTGCTTATTGGCGTGGCGATGAAAAAAATAAGATGCTTCAGAGAGTTTACGGCACAGCTTTTGCCTCTTCTGAACGTTTAAATAACTACCTTAACTTTTTAGAAGAAGCAAAGAAGAGAGATCACAGAAAATTAGGAAAAGATCTTGATTTGTTTAGTATTCAAGAAGAGATTGGACCAGGTCTTATTTTGTGGCATCCTAAGGGAGCGATGATTAGGAAAATCATTGAAGATTTTTGGAGAGATGAACATATCAAGCGAAATTACTATTTTGTGTATACACCGCATATTGCAAGAGTTGAACTATGGAAGATATCTGGTCATTGGGATTTTTACAGAGAAAACATGTTTTCTCCAATGGAAGTTGATAAAGGCTCATATATGGTTAAACCAATGAATTGCCCCTTCCATATTGCAATTTATAAATCAAAAACGAGAAGTTATAGAGATCTACCTCTTAGATTTGCAGAACTTGGCACAGTTTACCGATATGAAAGAGCAGGTGTTTTACATGGCTTGCTGAGAGTAAGAGGTTTTACTCAAGATGATGCTCATCTTTTTGTGCAACCAGAAAAACTTGAAGAGGAAATTATCGGTGTTGTGGAATTTGCAAAATACATGATTGAAACTTTTGGCTTTAAGAATTATAATATTTATCTTTCTACACGTCCTGAGAAGTTTGTGGGTTCTCTTGAAAATTGGGATCTTGCAACAAACGCCTTAAGAGTTGCTCTTGAGAAATTAAATATGCCTTACAAGGTTGATCCTGGGGAAGGCGTTTTCTACGGTCCAAAAATTGACATTAAACTTGTAGATGCAATAGGAAGAGAATGGCAAGGACCAACAATTCAAGTTGATTTTAACCTTCCAGAACGTTTTGATGTAACTTATATTGGAGAAGATGGCAAAGAGCATAGACCTATCATGATACATAGGGTTGTTCTTGGATCGATGGAAAGATTTTTTGGCACTCTAATCGAGCAGTATGCAGGTGCTTTTCCTTTATGGATTGCTCCAGTCCAGGTAAGGCTTATCCCTATTGCAGATAGGCATATTGAATATGCAAAAAGTGTCCAAGAAAAACTCCTATTAAATAACATCCGTGCAGAGGTTGATGAACGAGCAGAAAAAATGAATGCAAAAATAAGAGATGCAGAGGCTGAAAAGGTGCCTTTCATACTTGTCGTTGGTGATAAGGAAGTTGCAAACGGAAGTGTATCCGTAAGAAAAAGAAAATCAGGCGATCTTGGGGCAATGGCTTTAGAGGAGTTTATCAGAAAAATTTTAGATGAGATAAAAAAAAGAGTAAATGAGTAG
- a CDS encoding carboxypeptidase-like regulatory domain-containing protein, with translation MKKITILFVIIMLIGELLAGCGGIKPSTVTVAVVDENGNPIASTNLTMGKYSEKTGNDGKYVFKGVEAGNYTLKVTKEGYGDVSEDITVDKGEDKSLTITLRKLEQAEELKDYSALKSYKAVMELNAKDSSRNSKLVVEQENYGNSQHIIGYDENGNKQFEMYLVGDKAKVFTGGNWMELPATQVSSFTAEYLLTFETMVKEVEIRYNGWVKTPNGNTLYNVSKIGTETVNGYSTTNYNLSKEETSESGKTVITSDIWIINKGEYKNYMTRMVATSSISGEETDVLTINITDFGKDMGINMP, from the coding sequence GTGAAAAAGATTACCATTCTTTTTGTAATTATCATGCTAATTGGAGAATTGCTTGCAGGATGCGGAGGGATAAAACCATCTACTGTTACCGTAGCAGTTGTTGATGAAAATGGTAATCCTATTGCATCTACTAATCTCACGATGGGAAAGTATTCAGAAAAGACAGGAAACGATGGTAAGTATGTATTTAAGGGTGTTGAAGCTGGAAATTACACACTAAAAGTAACAAAAGAAGGCTATGGAGATGTAAGCGAAGATATCACCGTAGATAAAGGAGAAGATAAGAGTCTTACTATTACTCTGAGAAAATTAGAACAAGCTGAAGAACTGAAGGATTATTCAGCATTGAAGAGTTATAAAGCTGTAATGGAATTAAATGCAAAGGACTCAAGTAGAAATAGTAAGTTGGTTGTTGAACAAGAAAATTATGGTAATTCGCAACATATTATTGGATATGATGAAAACGGTAACAAACAATTTGAAATGTATCTTGTAGGTGATAAAGCAAAAGTATTTACTGGTGGGAATTGGATGGAACTTCCTGCTACTCAAGTAAGCTCTTTTACTGCAGAATACTTGCTTACTTTCGAAACTATGGTAAAGGAAGTAGAAATTAGGTATAACGGGTGGGTGAAGACACCCAACGGGAATACATTGTATAATGTAAGTAAAATTGGAACAGAAACTGTAAACGGCTATTCTACTACAAACTACAATTTATCTAAAGAAGAAACTTCAGAAAGTGGAAAGACAGTAATAACATCTGATATATGGATAATCAATAAAGGTGAATACAAAAACTATATGACACGCATGGTTGCTACTTCAAGCATCTCAGGAGAAGAGACAGATGTATTAACAATTAATATAACTGATTTTGGCAAAGATATGGGGATTAATATGCCGTAA
- the infC gene encoding translation initiation factor IF-3, translating to MRLIDENGAQVGIMSSREALNIAREKGLDLILIAPNANPPVCKIADIGKYLYEQTKKEKEAKKKQVKIEVKNMRYRLKIDTNDLAIKNKKVREFLEDGNRVNIEIWFRGREMAFTDQGFELANKIIDALSNVAIVSSTPKMNGKNLVFSLEPNKEVLKKLRERREKNEKQNQIKQRSSEEV from the coding sequence TTGCGTCTTATTGATGAAAATGGCGCACAGGTTGGGATTATGAGTTCAAGAGAAGCTTTGAACATCGCAAGAGAAAAAGGTTTGGATTTAATTCTAATTGCGCCGAATGCAAACCCCCCTGTATGTAAAATTGCTGATATTGGAAAGTATCTTTATGAACAGACAAAGAAAGAAAAAGAAGCAAAAAAGAAACAAGTTAAAATTGAAGTTAAGAATATGAGGTATAGGCTAAAGATCGATACAAACGACCTTGCTATTAAAAATAAAAAAGTAAGAGAGTTTTTAGAAGACGGAAATAGAGTAAATATTGAAATTTGGTTCCGAGGTAGAGAAATGGCGTTTACTGACCAAGGTTTTGAACTTGCCAATAAAATAATTGACGCTCTTTCTAATGTTGCTATTGTATCATCTACCCCAAAGATGAATGGCAAAAACCTTGTTTTTTCTCTTGAACCAAATAAAGAAGTGTTGAAAAAATTAAGGGAAAGGAGAGAAAAAAATGAAAAACAAAATCAGATCAAGCAAAGGAGCTCTGAAGAGGTTTAA
- the rpmI gene encoding 50S ribosomal protein L35, protein MKNKIRSSKGALKRFKVTGTGKLVAYGANHSHHLEKKSSRRKKRLNGLHVISKTELKNIFGVAPYLKK, encoded by the coding sequence ATGAAAAACAAAATCAGATCAAGCAAAGGAGCTCTGAAGAGGTTTAAGGTAACAGGAACAGGTAAACTTGTTGCCTATGGGGCAAATCACAGCCACCACCTTGAAAAGAAATCATCAAGAAGGAAGAAGAGACTAAATGGGCTTCATGTAATTTCAAAAACTGAATTGAAGAATATTTTTGGAGTAGCGCCTTATTTAAAAAAATAG
- the rplT gene encoding 50S ribosomal protein L20, translating into MRVKAGVVTRRKHKKILKLAEGYRGAASRRFKVANEAVMHALKYSYIHRRERKREFRSLWITRINALARQYGLSYSRFMNGLKLANIDIDRKMLASLAVEDLKAFEELVNKAKEAISKEQSK; encoded by the coding sequence ATGAGAGTTAAAGCTGGTGTAGTCACAAGACGAAAACATAAAAAAATCCTCAAATTGGCAGAAGGATACAGAGGGGCTGCATCAAGGAGATTTAAAGTTGCAAATGAAGCAGTAATGCATGCCTTAAAGTATTCCTACATCCACAGAAGAGAAAGAAAAAGAGAATTTAGAAGTTTATGGATTACTCGTATAAATGCACTTGCAAGGCAGTATGGTCTTTCTTATAGTAGATTTATGAACGGTCTTAAACTTGCAAATATCGATATTGATAGAAAGATGCTTGCTTCTCTTGCAGTAGAAGATCTTAAAGCATTTGAAGAATTGGTTAATAAAGCAAAAGAAGCAATCTCAAAAGAACAATCTAAGTGA
- a CDS encoding ECF transporter S component produces MNTKRLRVFIYAGILSALSFVLMRFIEFPLLPQASFLKTDLGDVPLLIASYFFGPLIGVLTTLVKDLLFFISGAGQGGPIGVFMNFIALGTFTLVLGLITLKKKTTTTLLLGLILGTVALVLVMIPANLWAIPQFMPNWSKEETWRYILYINIPFNILKGAIDTLLGFLSIKALEKRNFLK; encoded by the coding sequence ATGAACACAAAAAGATTAAGAGTTTTTATCTATGCAGGTATTTTGTCTGCATTAAGTTTTGTTCTGATGAGATTTATAGAGTTTCCCCTTTTACCACAAGCAAGTTTCCTTAAAACAGATTTAGGTGATGTTCCTTTACTCATTGCAAGTTATTTCTTTGGTCCTCTTATTGGCGTATTAACTACATTAGTTAAAGATTTACTATTCTTCATAAGTGGTGCAGGTCAGGGTGGTCCAATTGGTGTGTTTATGAATTTTATTGCCTTAGGTACCTTTACACTTGTTTTAGGATTAATTACTTTAAAGAAGAAAACCACAACAACACTTCTACTTGGTTTGATTTTAGGAACTGTTGCTTTGGTTCTTGTAATGATTCCAGCAAATCTATGGGCAATTCCACAATTTATGCCGAATTGGAGTAAAGAAGAAACTTGGAGATATATACTTTATATTAACATACCCTTTAACATTTTAAAAGGCGCAATTGATACATTGTTAGGCTTTTTATCGATTAAGGCTCTTGAAAAAAGAAACTTTCTTAAATAA
- the dprA gene encoding DNA-processing protein DprA, translated as MLIITNFEKSSKLVIFDCMDLIDAVALNYYRFFKPSEVKSFLEEFEKGNFDFELPKDLREVGFKELEKAEKSKVRIIPFFDETFPKSLKVIKEKPILLYVKGHFTGFKDESFGIVGSRKSTPYGEGIAYKVSSELSQLGITVVSGLAYGIDSQAHRGALDNGGNTIAVLGNGALVVYPRGNLSLYRRIEEVSFLISEFPLETKPAQYNFPFRNRLISGLSAGVLVVEATEKSGSLITASYAIEQGKEVFAVPQNITNPTSRGTNALIKDGAIPFLDVKDILENVRIFNKFLLQYNRDLPFDEDKEMLEKIYDGDTFDTLKEKFQMDEKELISKLTLLEVKGLLKKMGGRYFKV; from the coding sequence ATGTTGATTATAACTAATTTTGAAAAATCTTCCAAATTAGTTATATTTGATTGTATGGATTTGATAGATGCAGTTGCCTTAAATTATTATAGATTTTTTAAACCAAGTGAGGTGAAGTCATTTTTAGAGGAATTTGAAAAAGGGAATTTTGACTTTGAACTTCCAAAAGATTTACGGGAAGTTGGTTTTAAAGAACTTGAAAAAGCAGAAAAATCTAAAGTAAGAATTATTCCGTTTTTTGATGAAACATTTCCTAAAAGTCTTAAAGTAATAAAAGAAAAGCCAATTTTACTTTATGTAAAAGGGCATTTTACTGGTTTTAAAGATGAAAGTTTTGGGATAGTCGGTTCAAGAAAAAGCACCCCCTACGGTGAAGGTATTGCTTATAAAGTTTCTTCTGAACTATCACAATTAGGTATTACGGTTGTTTCTGGACTTGCCTATGGTATTGATAGTCAAGCCCACCGTGGAGCACTTGATAATGGGGGTAACACAATTGCAGTGCTTGGGAATGGAGCACTTGTTGTGTATCCAAGAGGAAATTTGTCTTTATATAGAAGAATAGAAGAGGTTTCTTTTTTAATTTCTGAATTTCCCCTTGAAACTAAACCAGCGCAGTATAATTTCCCTTTTAGAAATAGACTTATAAGTGGGCTAAGTGCTGGAGTATTAGTTGTCGAGGCAACAGAAAAGAGTGGTTCACTTATTACTGCATCTTATGCAATAGAGCAAGGAAAAGAAGTTTTTGCTGTTCCGCAAAATATTACCAACCCTACAAGCCGCGGGACAAATGCCCTTATAAAAGATGGTGCTATACCATTTTTAGATGTTAAAGATATATTAGAAAATGTTAGAATTTTTAATAAATTTCTTTTACAGTATAATAGAGATTTGCCGTTTGATGAGGATAAAGAAATGTTAGAAAAGATATACGATGGAGATACTTTTGATACTCTAAAAGAAAAATTTCAAATGGATGAAAAAGAACTCATCTCAAAACTAACACTACTTGAGGTAAAAGGGCTTTTAAAAAAAATGGGGGGAAGGTATTTTAAGGTATGA
- the trmFO gene encoding methylenetetrahydrofolate--tRNA-(uracil(54)-C(5))-methyltransferase (FADH(2)-oxidizing) TrmFO, producing MKVLVIGGGLAGSEAALQIAKRGIEVYLYEMRPKKFTEAHKTDNFAELVCSNSLGSLELEDARGLLKYEGLLLGSHLLNVAKETSVPAGKALAVDRVLFSKRITELILSNPKIHVVREEVLDFDRNDIVLIATGPLTSQNFLNYLKNIFQDNLFFYDAISPVVTRESLNLDKMFFGGRYEQSSDYLNAYLTEEQYKLLQKELSLGKQHLPHDFDRVFFEACLPIEEIAKRGFDSLRFGPLTPKGFSQDYYAVVQLRREDKDGNLFELVGFQTALTYQEQKRIFSLIPGFENAEFVRYGSIHKNAYFRSNRILNLDLSSKQFPNVFFAGQITGSEGYGEAILTGLVSGINIARFYSGKKPLIFPKNTMIGSLIHFIVENDLDNPQPMRANFGLIPKDYFSIKKTLRKQKFIEDSTNAIKQLLDSL from the coding sequence ATGAAAGTTTTGGTAATAGGTGGTGGGCTTGCTGGAAGTGAAGCTGCACTCCAAATTGCAAAAAGAGGCATTGAAGTTTACCTGTATGAAATGAGGCCTAAAAAATTCACTGAGGCCCATAAGACTGATAACTTTGCAGAACTTGTATGCAGTAATTCTTTAGGCTCTCTTGAATTAGAAGATGCCCGTGGACTTTTAAAATACGAAGGCTTATTACTTGGCTCTCATCTTTTAAATGTTGCTAAAGAAACAAGTGTTCCGGCAGGAAAGGCACTTGCAGTAGATAGGGTGCTATTCTCAAAGCGAATAACAGAACTTATTTTAAGCAATCCAAAAATTCATGTTGTAAGAGAAGAGGTATTAGATTTTGATAGAAACGATATTGTGCTAATAGCAACTGGTCCTTTAACGTCTCAAAATTTTTTGAATTATTTAAAGAACATATTCCAAGATAATCTTTTCTTTTACGATGCTATTTCTCCAGTTGTTACAAGAGAATCTCTTAACTTAGATAAAATGTTTTTTGGTGGGCGATATGAACAATCAAGTGATTATTTAAATGCCTATCTTACAGAAGAGCAGTATAAACTATTACAAAAAGAACTTTCTTTAGGTAAGCAACATTTACCACACGATTTTGATAGAGTGTTTTTTGAGGCTTGTCTTCCCATAGAAGAAATTGCAAAAAGAGGTTTTGATTCGCTTAGATTTGGACCTTTAACGCCTAAAGGTTTTTCTCAAGATTATTATGCTGTAGTCCAGTTAAGGAGGGAAGATAAAGATGGCAACCTTTTTGAACTTGTTGGCTTTCAAACAGCACTTACCTACCAAGAACAAAAGAGGATATTTTCTCTTATTCCAGGTTTTGAAAATGCAGAATTCGTTCGGTATGGGAGTATTCATAAAAATGCTTATTTTCGCTCAAACAGGATTTTAAACTTAGACCTTTCGTCGAAGCAGTTTCCAAATGTGTTTTTTGCAGGCCAAATTACAGGAAGTGAAGGTTATGGTGAGGCAATTTTAACTGGTCTTGTAAGTGGAATTAACATTGCAAGGTTTTATTCAGGCAAAAAACCACTGATTTTTCCAAAAAATACCATGATTGGTAGTCTCATACATTTTATTGTTGAAAATGACCTTGATAACCCGCAACCTATGAGAGCAAATTTTGGTTTAATCCCAAAAGATTACTTTTCTATAAAGAAAACCTTGAGGAAGCAAAAGTTTATTGAAGATTCAACTAATGCGATTAAACAGCTATTGGATTCCTTATGA
- a CDS encoding radical SAM protein yields MKKIEALKSLYKMFSPCELCPLDCRVNRLKEEVGVCNSGLLVKISNAVLYKGEEPPLTYKNGSGAIFFSNCSLKCVYCQNYQFSQLGAGRIISVRGLASTMLDLESKGAANINFITATHYAPQAMASLQIARERGLKIPAVWNTVGYEKKEVIELLNEFIDIYLPDLRYVNNEDGVKFSFVENYFDITLEALKTMVKSKPIKFDALGRLKQGVIVRYLVFPNKLNDLRIALRILKENFGDEIFISVMTQYVPVYRAKNYEELSRSLTKEEITEVKKIVKVAKIRHGWVQYG; encoded by the coding sequence ATGAAAAAAATTGAAGCGTTAAAATCTCTGTATAAGATGTTTTCTCCGTGTGAACTCTGCCCGCTTGATTGTAGGGTTAATAGATTGAAAGAAGAAGTTGGTGTTTGTAATTCAGGTTTGTTAGTGAAGATATCAAATGCAGTTCTCTACAAAGGAGAAGAACCCCCTCTTACCTATAAGAATGGTTCTGGAGCGATTTTTTTTAGCAATTGCAGTTTGAAGTGCGTTTATTGTCAAAATTACCAATTTAGTCAACTTGGGGCAGGAAGAATAATTTCTGTTAGAGGATTAGCTTCTACCATGCTAGATTTGGAGAGCAAAGGAGCAGCAAATATAAATTTTATAACAGCTACTCACTATGCGCCACAAGCAATGGCGTCTTTACAAATAGCAAGAGAACGTGGTCTTAAAATACCTGCTGTGTGGAATACCGTTGGATACGAGAAAAAGGAAGTTATAGAACTTTTAAATGAATTTATCGACATTTACCTTCCAGATCTACGATATGTAAATAATGAGGATGGAGTTAAGTTTTCTTTTGTTGAAAATTATTTTGATATAACGCTTGAAGCTTTGAAGACAATGGTAAAATCAAAGCCTATAAAGTTTGATGCTTTGGGACGGCTTAAACAAGGTGTGATTGTAAGATATTTAGTATTCCCAAACAAATTAAATGACCTTAGAATTGCCCTGCGGATTTTGAAAGAAAATTTTGGCGATGAGATTTTTATTTCTGTTATGACTCAATACGTGCCTGTCTACAGAGCAAAAAATTATGAAGAGCTTTCAAGATCACTTACTAAAGAAGAAATTACCGAAGTAAAAAAGATTGTGAAAGTTGCAAAAATAAGGCATGGATGGGTTCAGTATGGTTAG
- a CDS encoding MBL fold metallo-hydrolase, translated as MKIGFFGGVREIGGNIILLESNGVAIVFDFGRKFATSEVYFNHTTKGREEIGYQDYVDLGELPPFRGFYKEELPNSKSLPFEIAGIFFSHAHLDHIGRICDLNPNLDKYMTKGTHAVLNYFVDKSILPCKPQGIQLMDGSSIKIGDFSITPYFIDHDVPGAVAYLIETPKGLVVYTGDIYFKGPKSNLSYEFVKYVKSLKPFILINEGTRIGWNGIVSNTEEELKNQIKEVANVFDGLLIGNVYEIHLSRIKTFFDVSKELGKKFVIHEDYARTLTEFAKINEQFALEILNSENTFVFPGAYKTPLFLKEKAIDIETLRKEEQNTMLLLNFAHIQELIDIKPISNSAYIMSGGEPLSSVDPDNTRILENWLKLFNLPLFRIHSPGHASETEILWMAREINPDILLPIHTQFPERFKVVHNNVLILEKGVLNEF; from the coding sequence ATGAAAATAGGTTTTTTTGGTGGAGTAAGAGAAATCGGAGGCAACATAATCCTTCTTGAGTCAAATGGAGTGGCCATAGTTTTTGATTTTGGAAGAAAATTTGCTACTTCTGAAGTTTATTTCAACCATACTACTAAAGGACGTGAAGAGATAGGTTATCAAGATTATGTAGATTTAGGAGAGCTTCCTCCGTTTAGAGGCTTTTATAAAGAAGAGTTGCCAAATTCAAAGTCATTACCATTTGAAATTGCCGGGATTTTCTTTTCGCATGCCCACCTTGACCATATTGGGAGAATTTGTGATCTAAATCCAAATTTGGATAAATACATGACAAAAGGGACTCATGCAGTGTTAAATTATTTTGTGGATAAGAGTATTTTGCCTTGTAAACCCCAAGGTATTCAATTGATGGATGGCTCTTCTATTAAAATTGGTGATTTTAGTATCACTCCTTATTTTATCGACCATGATGTACCGGGTGCGGTTGCGTATTTAATAGAAACACCCAAAGGCCTCGTTGTTTATACTGGCGATATTTATTTTAAAGGGCCAAAGAGCAATCTTTCTTATGAATTTGTAAAATATGTGAAATCTTTAAAGCCGTTTATACTTATAAACGAAGGCACTCGTATAGGTTGGAATGGTATTGTAAGTAATACAGAAGAGGAGCTGAAGAATCAAATTAAAGAAGTTGCAAATGTTTTTGATGGTTTGCTAATTGGAAATGTCTACGAAATTCATCTTTCAAGGATTAAGACATTTTTCGATGTAAGTAAAGAACTTGGAAAGAAGTTTGTAATTCATGAAGATTATGCTCGCACACTTACCGAGTTTGCAAAAATAAATGAACAATTTGCTTTGGAAATTCTAAATTCAGAAAACACCTTTGTTTTTCCAGGTGCATATAAAACCCCGTTATTTTTAAAAGAAAAGGCAATTGATATTGAAACCTTAAGAAAAGAAGAGCAAAATACGATGTTGCTATTAAATTTTGCTCATATACAAGAACTGATTGATATCAAACCTATTAGTAATTCTGCGTATATAATGTCTGGTGGAGAACCTTTAAGTTCCGTTGACCCGGACAATACACGCATTCTTGAAAATTGGCTTAAATTATTCAATTTGCCTTTGTTTAGAATTCATTCACCTGGGCATGCTTCTGAAACAGAAATTTTATGGATGGCAAGAGAAATTAATCCAGACATTCTTCTTCCAATTCATACGCAATTTCCTGAACGTTTTAAAGTAGTTCATAACAATGTGTTAATTTTGGAAAAAGGAGTATTGAATGAGTTTTAA